In Gossypium hirsutum isolate 1008001.06 chromosome A10, Gossypium_hirsutum_v2.1, whole genome shotgun sequence, the DNA window aaaatcaaatttGGTATGTTCTTTTAGAAGAAAAAGTAattctttgtaaaaaaaatactataaCAAATATTTGAAGACATAATTACCcctatttaattcttttatttatgatCCTTTTTGTACTTTCACCGAGTTGGTGCCACAGCTTACAATACCAACTCAATTAGATGTCTATAATGCAGTATTAGATATAAAGAGAACTGATTGAAAAAAACTGAAACTGTTCTTCAATATTTTGCCACGAAACTTTAATTTGCTAGGTAATGTATCGTGGCAGCATACACGTTGCTGGcatttgattttctaaaaacaaaacaaactcACTCTTCAGTTTAGTTCCATTTTGTAGCTTCATGAAGTAGTTTGCCAAATACAAATGAaactaaaattatatattgtGCTGGTTCACTCATAAACTGTGATTACTTGTAATATATATTCTGGAAGGATGTAAAAATTAAGCTTGTCTGCATAAttcaatgaattttaaaaatcaaagaacGAACAATTTCTTTTCCAAGCAATATGCaacaaacacaatttaaattgcaagttaaaaattaaaattacttgaTAGTAGTATAGCAGTGATTGTCCTATCTTGATTTAAATTGGAATAGATTGGAAACAAAGCACATAACATTGTTAAAGGAAGACTTGTTTTACCAGAGCTTCAAGGTAAAATTCGGGGATGTATATAAACACTGAATCCAGTTTGCTAAGAACCAATAGCAATTGCACAACCCACATGCATGTGGCATACATTCCTCTCTGCTTCCATCGTGAAAACAAAGAGACACGGTACCTGTACAGCAAGACAAAAGAGCCAACTATGAATTACAGGGACTCAAAAACTAATTTCACCTCTTAGAATTTAGAATTTGAACATTCATCCAAACAAAAACAAGAACAAGGTATCCTGTAGCTCCGATGTAGATCTTCTTCATAGATATTACAGTGACAGATAAAGTAACAAACTGAAAAGTGTACAAACTTTATAAGTGAGGGGAGAGGGGGGAAGAAGGGAGCTAACATGTCCAGTTGATATTAATTCTGGCCAAAACTTACAAGTTAACCTGAAAGTTAGGAACATCccctttttaattaaatttaatcttaaCTGGCTAAATTTGACAGACACaatgagataaataaataaataaaaaagagccCTTTAACCTAGAACCAAAAAAGGGCATTTTCCAATGTCAGCAAAATAATTGTGGTTTGTACACCAGTAAAAATCTTATTTCTTAGTCAAAGCTTTAAGGGAAAAAGTCAAAATCCAAGGAATGACTCAGatttggtaaaaatatatgtaCCATGTGTAgcaagaaatgaaatgaaaaataagtATGTTCATAAAGAGCATAGCAATTGAAGCATCCGCTTGTTATCAAAACAGTAATAAGAATCAAGAATTATAATACCACATCGTCATAGTCACTATCATCACAAATCTAATATCAGCAATAACTAAAGATAGAAAAGTCTCCCCAGATCTAAGATTTCAACACTGTATGATAGAATAGGAATACTATGTTTAACATCAAAATGAAATACAACATATCACTTGAACATCTAGGGacaaatcaaaaaaagaaaacgGAACTAACTAAATAACGagaagaaataagaaaaataacaCAGAAATGATTCATGGGAAAGCAAACTACTCATGGTCATCTTACCATGCACAATGTCTAACACAATCAATAACTTCTTCACGATAGTTATTTCGAGTCTCCTTCAAACGCTTTAATTGCTCTTTGCAAGCTCGTTCTCGTATTTGTTTATCAGTTTCTTCCAGGAGGGATATTGACTGTGACTGATGAGACATGTAATATGACGCCTATAAAAGGAAATTATTGTCTCAGTTCTTTACATCAGTTAAAAAAGGATCAAGGTGCTACAATTTCATAGGTAGAACGGTAGAGCATCAAACATAAAATCCCTATTTAAAGGAAACACAAATACTCAATTCCTCATTGcataaaatcaattttatttctGTCAAAATAACTTAAGAGGAAAACCATCTAAAACAAAAGATCCTTTCAAACACATCAGCATGCCAAGATCAAAGCATTCTGTCATGCAGGACCTTCAAATTCACTTGAAAAGCGAATACTGCTaagatttcaaacttttcaataCTACAAGACACACAGAACATAGATTTTTAGGTTAAGATGTAACTACCTGATTGCACTTCCTTAGAAAGTTAAAACAACTATAATGTAAAACAGTTAGCTGACAGAGCTATCATGTCTCAGGCACACAAAAACATTTAGAACAACAAACGCTAAAGTTGCATAACAGAGCCTTGAGATCCACCTAAGACAATTTCATGTATCTGACAAAGCCCGGAGGTATTAACTGAAAATTTTGTGATGCATGATCTCCAGCCAAATATTACCAGCCCAAAGAAAAACCCTATTGGTAATAGCCAACACTCGGACATTTAATAATCAATGAAACTTCAGAATCTCAGAACATCAGTATATAAAATTTAACAAGATATTATTACAACTTCTTGGCAACAACCATAGGTAAAGTTCAAGATCTATTAATGGGGAAAACAACACTAACAATGAATTAGGGGGATCTTGAGGGGCTTGATCAGAGTTAAAAAGCCTCCAGTTTTCGGTTTATCAGTTTATTTCCATATAAGAACAgtgtaataatttttattttttttaacaaaaggaaATCCTGCATTactacttttttttaataatatccaAGTTCAAACAAATTTTCTAGTTGAATTATTTTCCTCCCATTACCAATTGTGGAAGTAAACAATGCTGACTCTCTTAAGAGTACAAGAACCTTAGGCAGCCTACATGTACCAAATAAATGCTAGAAATTTTCCTGTTTGATACCATTTGTACCTTGAGGCTTGACACTGCATTATTTTAATATTGCCATGGAAGCTAAAGCATCTCCAACAAAATCAAATCATAGCCCAAACCATTATAATATCTGAAGTTGAAATATTAACAaactataaaataatgaaaaataaataagccTGGTGCACTATTTTGAGGAACATATGATCTAATGAACTCTCACCTGCTTAAAGTTTGGTGCAAGGCCTATGTGATAAAGTAATAGCAGAGCATCCAGAAGTTCTTCCTCTCTTAGAGTTGTTGAAGCCAAATCACTATCTCTCGGTACTGTCCTCATATGCTGGACCGGACGATAACCAAACTCAGATTCTGACTGATCACTGGAGCTAGGTTTATCTGAGATCTCCTCATTCAAACTTCCTGTACTACATTCTGCAGCAACCTGAGCAGATCTTTCAGGAATAGCACTGCAGTGGTGACGGGAACTTTTGGTTGTAGTTCTTATCGGATATTTTGAGCACTTTGTAAACTCCATGTCATAGCATGAGCAACAGCATGGTTTTTGTTTGGTTAAATGAGTTACTCTTGTTTCTTCATCATCCATACAGCCTTCCTCCCACCGAATAACTTCAGCTTCCAGATCATGCATAGGATGTGATTTTGATAGGTGAGAGAATGATCCTCCAAGCCTAGAAAGTTCAGCTCGATGTGGATCATTCTTAAGAAACAAACCTATAGGGAAACTTTGGCAGCCACCTCTATGAAGAAAACCAATGTCATGACCACTGGAATCGCAGCTCTTTAACCACCCACAAATATTCCCCATTCCAAACCCTTCTGATAGAAAATGGAGAATAACAGTGTATAAAGAAACAAGAACAGAGTTACTTAAAATCCCTGGAGGTGGCATATTGCGATCAGCTCCTCTATACTTCAATAAAAGGTTCTGCACAAATGTCCTGAACACAGAACCAGGAAACTGGGGAGGCGATAAAGGAGGTATGAACTGTATGACTAAAAGACACAGGTCCCTATGCTTTTCCTCGATCtggaaaaaggagaaaagaaaagaaaactatagatTAAGAGaaagcatttatggatttataacTGTTAGTTGAACAGTTAAAAATACAATTGAAGCTGTTGCCTAGCAGAGGACTGCTGTATTACCCTTAAGAGGCAATTCAACTCCGATATGAAGTCTTTACACAAGCAGATATGCATTTACAATTTTGTATGGAAGGTCAGCAAATGCATTTTTCATCTGGTTAAAGCCCCCAAAACATGTAATGTTATCATTAACATGATCCACCAAATGTGTGAAAACATACATCTTTGGGATCATTAAGACATAAGGTCACATGATAAACATAACTCAACATTGAATACCATAAGTTTTTAAGCATGAAAGTCATCTTAATATGAAAGGACACAGGAGAATAACCAAGGACACTTGTTTCTTAGTAGGATAAGTATTGCACAAAGGAGAAAACCATTCAGTTTTAAGTGACAGGGACAAACCTTACTAACTGCGTCTGATAGAGCTGTAGTTGCCAATAACATGCTACTTTCAGTGGACACATCCTCACAAGAACCAGGCCACCAAACAGAAGGAATCATACACTGAAGGTCCTGCCTGTTTGGACTCTTCCGTGAAAGAAAGCCTTCAAATAAGAAACCAAAATCTGATGACTTCCACCACAACACCATCAATTGCTCCCGTCTTAATAAATGGCATACCAATGCAAGATAAGAATATGATCCTGAATAAGGGCATTCTGTCAGAACCAATGACGCTGTCTTGCAAGCACATGAAAGAGCATTTATAATGTGCTCGAACATAACATGTGACCCTTGGAATTCTAGAAAGACATCGAGTACTCTATCCAAACTCAACCAATCATGTGGTGCCCGTACTCCAAATAACCCCATAAAGAATAACAAGAGGGGGCCCCACCCAATGTACTCGGCACCTTGACAATCTGCTTCAACTACAGAGAAAAATTCTTCAGATATCCCATGAGAAACTGGATAAAATAGTTCTTCAAGTGATACAAACCTCTTCAGTCTCCTTAATCTTTCAACTGAAGAATGCTCAGCTCGCTCCACAGATTGCATATCCAATAACCTGGATAGGCAGTCCAGCAATTGCTTCACAAAAGAGCTAGAAGAGGGAGGTGCTTGAAGAGGATGGTAGCCATCAATAGGGTATTTAAAGGGGCGGgcaccaaaattcaattcacaccGTTCACCCTGAGAAAGAGAAACTGCAGGATGGTATCCAAATCCAGGTCCCATTTTCCGAATGCCAGAGAATGCCACACCAAGAGAAACACCATTCCTATAGAATGAAATCTCATCATGAGCCAAGTCTATACAGCATCCAATGACATCACCTGCCACCCATGGCTGACCATATGGCTCTGCTTCCTTGTTCCATTTTCGAACTCTTCTGCCATCAAATGCATATGAATCATCAGCATCACCTACACCTTTATGGTCAGTGAATGGACAGGAAATAGTAGCCCATCCGAGTTGTTGTATACCAGAAGTCTCCAAAATTACTTCATACATCCATTTCCCTTTCCAAACATAGGCATTAGCCCTGGCACTACTGAACACCGCTAAGCTCTCTAAAAGCAACGGTGGCTTAACAATTCCAATTTCACCACAAATACTGAATTTTTCAAGACCAATGACACCAGGTCCAGAGCCATTATCTGAAATACAAACCCCATCCCTGTTACTAACCAGAGAATCAGAATCCAAATACAAGTAGTGCTTTATGATTGAACGAACTAGACTGCTGTCAACAGGACCATTCAATGGACCAAGTGATTTATTGGGAAGACCAAATACATATTCAAGAGCTCGCTCCACAGACTGCTGACCAAATTCATCAGAATATGATACAAGGCGCGGTTTCGACGGATTTTCCTTCCCATCCCCACTATTCAATATAACAGCCAAACCAGAAGAAAGCCCACCAATCCGGAGGCTATCTTCTGCCATTCCCAATAACAGAAACTTATACGCCAAATTTAGCTCAACATCCGAAACCCTTGCCCAGCCTATATTCGATTATATTCTTTAAACACGCATAAATTTCATGAGCCTTGTCACAATTTCCCACCCCAAGACTGCAAAATTTGTAACTCAATTTCAATCAAATGCATATATAACCCCAAAAAAACTATCAGAGAATGATATCTTCTATTGACGAAATTAACAAGAAGAACACAAATGAAACCGAAACTAGATTAAGCTCACACAATcctaaaaaaaaacatatattccCAGTTCCTAAAATAATGAAACCGAAACTAGATTAAGCTCACACAAtcctaaaaaaaaaatatattcccAATTCCTAAAATAATGAAACCGAAACTAGATTAAGCTCACAcaatcctaaaaaaaaaaaacagacatTCCCAATTCCTAAAATTCTCTTTTCCCTTCTGTCTTTTCTCTCGAAATTGAACAAAATAGCATCCCCACAAATTGAaattcgaaaaaattgaaaagcaTAGGAACTTACATGCGCGCGTATTAAGTTTCAATCACCACTAGAAATTGCAAAGGCGGCTGTCAcaagctagggttttttcatgccATTTAGagattgtaaaagaaaaaaagaaaataaaaaggaagaaatataatataatttgaatttttagaGAGAGATAAAAGAGTGAAAATTAAACAGcgtttatgtttttcttttcttttttttattttgcattttcCAATGAaagggaaggaagaagaaacgGAAAGTGTGGACTTTTCATTTCCTTGGCCATGAGAATTTTAGTTttctaaatattaattatttatttatattattatttattgccCAAAGAGTTCGGAGAAAAGTGAAACGGGTCGAACCAGGGGGCTGCATCCATGAAAGCCTGAGTCGAGGCTGCCCATGGTTCGCGTGGCCGACACGTTGCATTATTATTAGCGGTTCCTGACGTGGCCGCATATGCTATCCTGCGCCCCCCTCTTTGAGTTGCTTCCTGTTTTATGTAATTCGGTCACCGGATTGGAGATAAACTTGCCTACAGTTACTCACACACACTGCCACATTCACTATTTTTTCTTCtcgttaatttttgttttcatttataatttagaatatttaagatatcaaattttattattacctATATCTATAGTTCTGGTTTTACTCGTTCggtaattatttataataattaatattttaatgattcaataattagatttattaatataattatatttgttatatatatataaattttttaaccaATCTGAATATCTCtattatattaatctaatatattttatatattaatatatcgTCAACGGAtgattttttacataaaacaaataattagaaattttaaagttacaTCAAATTTAATATGCATGTTCtacataaataaacaataaaatataacagtcagataattaaaatattaatcatataaataattatagaaGTGTGTAAAATTACCTTAATTTTTACACTGCGTAAAAGGATCTATTTCCCataatatatataagtacaaATTCGAAAAAACTTCTGAAGaatactatttattttttatcgtattactaaattaatttttaaaataattataatttaatttagattttagtttaaaaattgttctaatttaaaaattaataatatttggtAGATTGCCATGACGTTTCTAGACTCCAGGATTAGAAGATTGAGTGTCGTATAAgagtataataaattattaaaaaataaacatttaaaaaaaagacatattgaaaaatttttaacactacttgtggaattaaaaaaaaagtatattgctagtAGGGATGGCAACAAGGTAAGGCGGGACAAATTTTGGCCTAACTCAATCCTAACCCAAAACTTGATTAATCTACCCCAACCTCAATTGACCCCACTCTTAAGGAAAAAATTACTctgaacttgaatttaaaatttaatagaagACTCGACTTCGCCTCACCCCAacgtgaatttaatttaattgttctATTTGTTATTTTGGAGTAAATAGGATtgcgttttttatttttttttgaaacaaataagattgatttttttttaagtatagACTTAAAACTTAGTATAtcgatttttatttatatatttattgaaagaaaaactcaatatatgtatacatattaggagtatttttataaatatctgAGACGAACAAGACGTATTTACCTCAAACTTACTTTGACTaaactatttttctaattttatatgAATTAACTCAccccaaatttaaattttaaaaaaatcgaacCATAACAAATCAAGTCGAGTCAAAACCCAttgaatttaagtttttttttcatccTCATCTATCATGATACTAAATAGTAACTCAtttaaaaatatagtaattactCAAAGATTTAGCAATTATGATATGTTAAAGTAGAGGATCTGATTGTAAATAACTTTTTGAGGGAGTCCTTATCAATCGTTTAACAGGTAGCATATGATTAGTCCCCAGAGTAGGCAAAATCGAATTTGAACACACCAAGCAAGTAGAAGTAATTTAATAGTGAAAAAAAACATTGCACCGAGAAAACGCTACAGTAGAAGTGCGAAAGAGGAAAAAGGTAGGAAAGATGCGCACTTTAGAAAAGACAGAAAAAAGGGCGCTTTTATTCGACGCCATTCATAGTGACGAACTCCACACCATGGAGCCTTGCACCGCTACACCAGTGTTTGTCCCCTTACAggctaattttttttccttttctaatctatttagtatttttattgtGTCGATATTATCGttactaatttaatataaaaattatttaaaattttattttttaaagtaaaaaaatgtcATGTCAAATTTAGTGgttaatatttatatcttttattaatttgatttttattttttaattaaatttattcttctattttttaaaaataattaaatttgaccaCTAACTTTTTTTATAGAACTATTATATAAAATGTTACatttttaaacataataatttGTATAACAATTCacgtatattttattttaatatttttaaatttttatgaatttttataatttttttaatttatttttcatttatctgATTTTTTGCATGACATGTTGACATAAAAGTGCATGTGCCATGCTACATAATTTGCCACATTGGTGTGATAACACAAAGAAAAGTTTATTTATTACGTATGTAATACAatagttagacataaaataaaaaacataattaatataaaattaaacttgaaattagaaataagaataaaaattcatataaaaaaaataagacatgttcaaaataagcaaaaaaaaattattctcctTCCTAAAATAAAAGTCATGAGAGTGGTGAAATATCACATTGAATTAGTTTATTGTCAACCCATATAATAAACCATGCGTAAACAAAAAATATTCCTACCGAACGAAGCATTAATGTTTTAGTTATTATTTCAGaaaagcaatttaacacattaTAAAAAGATTAATAgctaaatttaactttaaaaaataataatgaaaaaatttataaaaaaaatgtaattattgaggactaaatttaaacATTGTTATGGGagtatttttcttttgttttaaatcatataaaattttaaaaacagcAACAAGTAAGATTTAAACCCAAAACACTATAACTTTTATTATCTTCATTTTACTAGTCCAATTAAAACCTCTTTTACTTAGAGCattaacttttaataaatatactttatacataaatatatttca includes these proteins:
- the LOC121208246 gene encoding E3 ubiquitin-protein ligase RKP; amino-acid sequence: MAEDSLRIGGLSSGLAVILNSGDGKENPSKPRLVSYSDEFGQQSVERALEYVFGLPNKSLGPLNGPVDSSLVRSIIKHYLYLDSDSLVSNRDGVCISDNGSGPGVIGLEKFSICGEIGIVKPPLLLESLAVFSSARANAYVWKGKWMYEVILETSGIQQLGWATISCPFTDHKGVGDADDSYAFDGRRVRKWNKEAEPYGQPWVAGDVIGCCIDLAHDEISFYRNGVSLGVAFSGIRKMGPGFGYHPAVSLSQGERCELNFGARPFKYPIDGYHPLQAPPSSSSFVKQLLDCLSRLLDMQSVERAEHSSVERLRRLKRFVSLEELFYPVSHGISEEFFSVVEADCQGAEYIGWGPLLLFFMGLFGVRAPHDWLSLDRVLDVFLEFQGSHVMFEHIINALSCACKTASLVLTECPYSGSYSYLALVCHLLRREQLMVLWWKSSDFGFLFEGFLSRKSPNRQDLQCMIPSVWWPGSCEDVSTESSMLLATTALSDAVSKIEEKHRDLCLLVIQFIPPLSPPQFPGSVFRTFVQNLLLKYRGADRNMPPPGILSNSVLVSLYTVILHFLSEGFGMGNICGWLKSCDSSGHDIGFLHRGGCQSFPIGLFLKNDPHRAELSRLGGSFSHLSKSHPMHDLEAEVIRWEEGCMDDEETRVTHLTKQKPCCCSCYDMEFTKCSKYPIRTTTKSSRHHCSAIPERSAQVAAECSTGSLNEEISDKPSSSDQSESEFGYRPVQHMRTVPRDSDLASTTLREEELLDALLLLYHIGLAPNFKQASYYMSHQSQSISLLEETDKQIRERACKEQLKRLKETRNNYREEVIDCVRHCAWYRVSLFSRWKQRGMYATCMWVVQLLLVLSKLDSVFIYIPEFYLEALVDCFHVLRKSDPPFVPPAIFIKQGLTSFVTFVITHFNDPRISSADLRDLLLQSISVLVQYREYLAAFENNEVAKQRMPKALLSAFDNRSWIPVTNILLRLCKGSGFGSSKHGESSSSSIIFQGLLREACISDEELFSAFLNRLFNTLSWTMTEFSVSIREMQEKYQVLEFQQRKCCVIFDLSCNLARLLEFCTHEIPQAFLSGPDTNLRRLTELIVFILNYITSASDVEFFDLSLRRHGQSLEKVNRGMILAPLVGIIVNLLDASTDSKFKEHNDIVDVFANMDCPETMHYGLQYMLEYNWATSFRGEAYVPKLCRLENFLALLISHTDSKKIEGLECGENNADDGMCCICYASEADAQFIPCSHRSCYVCITRHLLNCQRCFFCNATVLEVVRTIENTVER